One window of the Bartonella bacilliformis KC583 genome contains the following:
- the coaD gene encoding pantetheine-phosphate adenylyltransferase — translation MTIAFYAGSFDPITNGHLDVLRGSLLLADKVVVAIGVQAQKQSLFSFEERVDLITQVGRDLLNVGPDRLQVISFNNLLIDTAREIGASFLVRGLRDGTDFDYEMQMAGMNGIMAPELQTVFLPASISGRVITSTLVHQIAAMGGDVTHFVPQNVAQALRLKFKF, via the coding sequence ATGACAATTGCTTTTTATGCAGGCTCCTTTGATCCTATTACAAACGGTCATCTTGATGTTTTGCGAGGCAGTTTACTGCTGGCTGATAAAGTTGTTGTAGCTATAGGTGTGCAGGCTCAAAAACAGTCTCTCTTTAGTTTTGAAGAGCGTGTTGATTTAATTACGCAAGTGGGAAGGGATTTATTGAATGTAGGTCCTGATCGATTGCAGGTTATTTCATTTAACAATCTTTTGATTGATACAGCACGTGAAATTGGTGCGTCATTTCTTGTTCGTGGGCTGCGTGATGGTACAGATTTTGATTATGAAATGCAAATGGCAGGGATGAATGGGATAATGGCTCCTGAGTTGCAAACTGTGTTTTTGCCAGCAAGTATTTCTGGTCGTGTGATAACTTCTACATTGGTCCATCAAATTGCTGCTATGGGAGGAGATGTTACACATTTTGTTCCTCAAAATGTCGCACAAGCTTTGCGCTTAAAGTTTAAGTTTTAA
- the tgt gene encoding tRNA guanosine(34) transglycosylase Tgt: MIKTFHYRKIAQDGCARRGEIITGRGRIRTPAFMPVGTAATVKAMYMDQLRDLGTDIILGNTYHLMLRPGAERVARLGGLHEFARWPEPILTDSGGFQVMSLAGICKVTEQSVIFRSYLNGAQYEMSPERSIEIQGLLDSDIQMQLDQCIALPAKEREIEAAMELSLRWAQRCKTAFGHQPEKAMFGIVQGGDNMKLRERSALALKEMDLKGYAIGGLAVGEPQDVMITVLDATCPLLPEDKPRYLMGVGTPDDILKSVARGIDMFDCVMPTRAGRHGLAFTRFGRINLRNARYAEDSCPLDPQSPCPAARDYSCAYLHHLIKSGESLGGMLLTWNNLSYYQQLMQGIRDAIEAGCYADFCAETTSAWMQGDKILEN; this comes from the coding sequence ATGATAAAGACATTTCACTATAGAAAAATTGCTCAAGATGGGTGTGCACGCCGGGGCGAGATTATAACAGGCCGAGGGCGTATTCGTACACCTGCATTCATGCCAGTTGGGACAGCAGCAACCGTTAAGGCTATGTATATGGATCAGCTACGTGATCTTGGTACGGATATCATTTTGGGTAATACGTATCATTTGATGTTGCGTCCAGGAGCTGAACGTGTTGCGCGTTTGGGCGGCTTACATGAATTTGCACGTTGGCCTGAGCCTATTTTAACGGATTCAGGTGGTTTTCAGGTTATGTCGCTCGCAGGAATTTGTAAAGTTACAGAGCAAAGCGTAATTTTTCGCTCTTATCTTAATGGAGCGCAATATGAAATGAGCCCAGAGCGTTCTATCGAAATCCAAGGGCTACTTGATTCCGATATTCAAATGCAGCTTGATCAATGTATTGCATTGCCTGCGAAGGAGAGAGAAATAGAAGCGGCTATGGAACTTTCATTACGTTGGGCACAGCGTTGTAAAACAGCGTTTGGTCATCAACCTGAGAAAGCTATGTTTGGTATTGTTCAGGGTGGGGATAATATGAAATTACGTGAACGCTCTGCTTTAGCATTGAAAGAGATGGATTTGAAAGGCTATGCGATCGGAGGGCTCGCAGTTGGAGAACCCCAGGATGTTATGATAACTGTATTAGATGCCACTTGTCCGCTTTTGCCAGAGGATAAGCCACGTTATCTCATGGGGGTCGGGACGCCGGATGATATTTTAAAAAGTGTTGCTCGAGGTATTGATATGTTTGATTGTGTGATGCCAACCCGTGCAGGGCGTCATGGTTTAGCTTTTACTCGTTTTGGCAGGATTAATTTACGTAATGCGCGTTATGCAGAAGATTCGTGTCCTCTGGATCCACAATCACCATGTCCTGCTGCACGTGATTATAGCTGTGCTTATTTGCATCATTTAATAAAATCGGGTGAATCTCTTGGTGGTATGTTGTTAACTTGGAATAATCTTTCTTATTATCAACAACTTATGCAGGGTATTCGTGATGCTATTGAAGCAGGATGTTATGCAGACTTTTGTGCTGAAACAACTTCTGCATGGATGCAAGGTGATAAGATATTGGAAAATTAG
- a CDS encoding MFS transporter, with translation MVKEHSWSELLSGKNGLYSLTLSGGVILHAVNVYIVITILPSIVNDIGGEQYYSWASAIFVIASLIGASLVTKMLGKMGPHKIYAISALIFATGTFICSIASNMPLFLIGRLIQGFGGGFLLSLSYSVVRIIFSPHLWSYALSIISGMWGVSTLLGPAIGGIFAQYNLWRASFWIVGFLAIIFSLIAYKFLPKENKTHIPTLPFPLVQLLTLTLLIFIISIGSVIDTTIATACGLTIGIGLLFVLAKFESSTPHPMLPHKTFSFSSEFFPIYSLILIMSTVAYGMELYLPLFLQELHGKDPLTTGYMTALISLGWTCGSLLTASASTKKIRRIIVYSPILTLLNMGILLWLIPTEVTIFEYIFIIGLALFAIGISNGIAWPHLLTRILQCASDEDALRASESLTSVQLFPIALSAALAGTITKLAGLFNPGGIEGMIFAAKALFTTFIGILFFLGIPFALRVSYRIFKNPTGQN, from the coding sequence ATGGTTAAAGAACACAGTTGGTCTGAACTCTTATCTGGTAAAAACGGTCTTTACTCTCTAACCCTTTCGGGTGGAGTTATTCTGCACGCCGTCAATGTTTACATCGTTATTACTATTTTGCCTTCCATTGTAAATGATATTGGTGGTGAACAATATTATTCTTGGGCATCCGCTATTTTTGTTATAGCTTCACTGATTGGAGCTTCGCTTGTAACAAAAATGCTAGGAAAAATGGGGCCCCATAAAATCTATGCTATTTCTGCGCTCATTTTTGCAACGGGTACCTTTATCTGCAGCATTGCTAGCAATATGCCATTATTTTTAATAGGACGCCTTATCCAAGGTTTTGGTGGTGGTTTTTTGTTATCTTTATCCTATTCTGTGGTACGCATTATTTTTAGTCCTCATTTATGGTCATACGCATTAAGCATTATCTCTGGAATGTGGGGCGTCTCAACATTGCTAGGACCAGCCATTGGTGGTATTTTTGCACAATATAACTTATGGAGAGCATCCTTCTGGATTGTTGGGTTTTTAGCAATAATTTTCTCACTCATAGCATATAAGTTTTTGCCAAAAGAAAATAAAACTCATATTCCAACACTCCCTTTTCCTCTTGTCCAACTCCTTACCCTCACCTTATTAATTTTTATTATCTCTATTGGCAGTGTTATCGATACAACAATTGCAACAGCTTGTGGTTTAACGATTGGGATTGGCCTTCTTTTCGTTTTAGCAAAGTTTGAATCATCAACTCCTCATCCTATGCTGCCACATAAAACCTTCTCTTTTTCATCTGAATTTTTTCCTATTTATTCGCTGATACTCATCATGAGTACAGTAGCTTACGGTATGGAACTTTATCTACCACTTTTTCTTCAAGAACTTCATGGTAAAGATCCACTGACTACAGGTTATATGACTGCATTAATCAGCCTTGGTTGGACGTGTGGTTCTTTATTAACTGCTAGTGCATCAACAAAAAAAATTCGCCGCATCATAGTATATTCTCCTATATTAACACTTTTAAATATGGGGATACTTTTATGGCTTATTCCAACAGAAGTAACTATTTTTGAATATATTTTCATTATTGGCTTAGCATTATTTGCTATCGGAATTAGTAACGGTATAGCATGGCCACATCTGTTAACACGAATATTACAATGTGCTAGTGATGAAGATGCTCTGCGTGCAAGTGAATCCCTCACGTCAGTACAATTATTCCCAATAGCGTTAAGTGCAGCATTAGCAGGAACAATTACTAAGCTCGCTGGTCTATTTAATCCTGGAGGAATAGAGGGAATGATTTTTGCAGCAAAAGCTCTTTTTACAACATTTATCGGTATTTTATTCTTTCTTGGTATTCCATTTGCATTACGCGTTTCGTACAGAATATTTAAAAATCCAACCGGACAAAATTGA
- a CDS encoding peptidylprolyl isomerase has translation MYSRFFSILVCIFCLFSFSAAADDHNILVLSLKNGDVIIRLRSDLAPKHVTQIKKLAKEGAYDHVVFHRVIPGFMAQTGDVKFGKKGSADFDLKRVGMGGSSYPDLPAEFSKQPFKRGTVGMARSQDPNSANSQFFICFDDATFLNAQYTAVGEVIEGMDVVDRIKKGTIANNGSVKDPDVIKSVHLQASK, from the coding sequence GTGTATTCTAGATTTTTTTCTATTTTGGTGTGCATTTTTTGCCTTTTTTCATTTAGTGCAGCAGCAGATGATCATAATATCCTTGTTTTATCTCTGAAAAATGGTGATGTAATTATACGCCTTCGTTCTGATCTTGCACCAAAGCATGTTACCCAAATCAAAAAGTTAGCAAAAGAAGGAGCATATGATCATGTAGTGTTTCACCGCGTTATTCCTGGTTTTATGGCTCAGACTGGCGATGTGAAATTTGGAAAAAAGGGTAGCGCTGATTTTGATCTTAAACGCGTTGGAATGGGTGGTTCAAGTTATCCTGATCTTCCTGCAGAGTTTTCAAAGCAGCCATTTAAGCGTGGTACCGTTGGTATGGCGCGTTCACAGGATCCTAATTCGGCAAATTCTCAATTCTTTATTTGTTTTGATGATGCTACTTTTTTAAATGCCCAATATACTGCTGTTGGAGAAGTTATAGAAGGCATGGATGTTGTCGATAGAATTAAAAAAGGCACTATAGCCAATAATGGATCTGTAAAAGATCCTGATGTTATTAAGTCTGTTCATTTGCAAGCTAGTAAATAA
- a CDS encoding peptidylprolyl isomerase, translating into MVDIKDPENILILETTKGKVVIELFADLAPGHVARIKELVNEGAYDNVVFHRVIDGFMAQTGDVQFGKKDSTTFDLSRAGIGGSNKPDLTAEFSNIAHKRGTVSMARSQNPNSGNSQFFICFADAPWLDRQYSVWGQVIEGIENVDKIKRGEPAMDPDAIIKATIAEITK; encoded by the coding sequence ATGGTTGATATTAAAGATCCAGAAAATATCTTAATTCTTGAAACAACAAAAGGAAAAGTGGTTATTGAACTATTCGCCGATTTAGCGCCTGGTCATGTTGCACGTATCAAAGAGCTAGTGAATGAAGGAGCCTATGATAATGTTGTTTTCCATCGTGTTATCGATGGTTTTATGGCACAAACTGGTGATGTACAGTTTGGAAAAAAAGATAGCACAACATTTGATTTGTCACGTGCAGGTATAGGAGGGTCAAATAAGCCTGATTTGACTGCGGAGTTTTCAAATATTGCTCATAAACGTGGTACGGTTTCTATGGCACGCAGCCAGAATCCAAATTCTGGTAATTCGCAATTTTTCATTTGTTTTGCAGATGCTCCTTGGCTTGATCGTCAATATTCTGTGTGGGGACAGGTTATTGAAGGTATAGAGAATGTTGATAAGATTAAGCGTGGTGAGCCTGCTATGGATCCTGATGCTATTATCAAGGCTACGATTGCTGAAATTACAAAATAA